A genomic window from Salvia splendens isolate huo1 unplaced genomic scaffold, SspV2 ctg980, whole genome shotgun sequence includes:
- the LOC121791968 gene encoding putative late blight resistance protein homolog R1A-10 — translation MYFPDNNNGSRIVITTRESDVAEYVAGSKSLHHVQLLNKSVSRDLLCRIVFGEEDCPDELQGVVAKIGSDCSGLPLAIHVIGGLLSMVERSRDVWENVSKDVKASIVESDEHFSNILYLSYNHLSIHLKPCFLYMGAFPEDYDIKGSRLKSLWIAEGFVKYNTDESLEDVVEDYLKALVERNLISVGGKQIDGKPMTYSIHDLLRDLCTRKANEEKFLNLKDSMRRVSVQSSYQMEDVNASPQLTSLARSFICTGQEIISPVFSMLRLVRVLDVIGMVFKEFPEEIFQLVNLRLLSFLLHFRFEELTYS, via the coding sequence ATGTATTTCCCGGATAATAATAACGGGAGTCGGATTGTGATCACTACTAGGGAGTCTGATGTGGCTGAATATGTTGCGGGCTCAAAGAGCTTGCATCATGTGCAGTTGTTGAACAAGTCTGTGAGTCGGGATCTACTTTGTCGCATTGTGTTTGGAGAAGAGGATTGCCCTGACGAACTGCAAGGGGTGGTGGCTAAGATTGGGAGTGATTGTAGTGGGCTTCCTCTTGCCATTCATGTGATTGGAGGGCTCTTGTCAATGGTCGAAAGATCAAGAGATGTTTGGGAGAATGTTTCAAAGGATGTAAAAGCTTCAATTGTTGAATCGGACGAGCATTTCTCAAATATATTATACTTGAGTTATAACCACTTGTCAATTCACTTGAAACCATGTTTCTTGTATATGGGAGCTTTTCCAGAAGATTATGATATTAAGGGATCTAGACTCAAGAGTCTGTGGATAGCTGAAGGATTTGTAAAATATAACACAGATGAGAGTTTGGAGGACGTGGTCGAGGATTACTTAAAAGCTCTAGTGGAGAGGAATCTAATTTCGGTTGGAGGAAAACAAATAGATGGGAAACCAATGACTTACTCAATCCATGATCTGTTGAGGGATCTATGCACAAGGAAGGCTAACGAAGAGAAGTTTTTAAACCTCAAGGATTCAATGCGCCGTGTAAGTGTTCAGTCATCATATCAAATGGAAGATGTGAATGCTTCACCCCAATTGACGTCACTTGCTCGATCTTTTATATGCACTGGTCAGGAGATTATTTCTCCTGTCTTTTCCATGTTAAGATTGGTTAGGGTTCTAGATGTAATAGGAATGGTATTCAAGGAGTTCCCTGAAGAAATATTCCAACTTGTCAACTTACGATTGCTTAGCTTTCTCTTACACTTTAGATTTGAGGAGCTTACCTATTCATAA
- the LOC121791970 gene encoding putative late blight resistance protein homolog R1B-16, producing the protein MAYNLQSLITILQQILHPEQTHWTFDHNKPQLESLLQKAESLMQILEKSSHTQIASFESQIRDTVFKTEDLIESQMVHQMLSHLESESLTFSTPDLHQVTQELDSAVVLMAEKRTSSSDLQQATQQLEPMKLVEELEENSAYSSRSKNDLVGVDAILLELKVCLTNMERKVEIIPIVGMGGIGKSTLARNLYDDACIVSHFDYRGWAAISQVPNVREIMLSLLRGQDEKVGDQLIGCGEYELREILHKRLFGRRYMIVLDDIWSTKVWDEIRMYFPDNSNGSRIVITTRESDAAFYVAGSKSLHHVRLLNKSASRDLLCRIAFGEEVCPGELQGVAARIGSDCSGLPLAIHVIGGLLSKVERSRDVWENVSTDVKASIVESDEHFSNILYLSYNHLPIHLKPCFLYMGAFPEDYEIKGSRLKSLWIAEGFVKSKGDKSLEEEAEDYLKALVERNLLLVRRKKYNGKPVSYSIHDLLRDLCLRKANEEKFLNLKDSMHRVSVHSSSEIEDVCASPQLMSFARSFICTGKKIASPVFSMLRLVRVLDVMGIEYKEFPKEILQLINLRYLAFSCTSGLPIGISRLWNLQTLICRQGMMLSLPFEIWEMSELRRLRLVMLIEIGEEYRFKYVHKKLYKIYFVRITPSMIRNGFFETIPNIISLGIHFEDIEVDLSHLHKLEILRCHTNLNKDACCFLHKLRFPCNIRKLVLNECAVAQSFLTTLCALPNLEVLKIRSCMFERDREAEEEEWEMAEGDEFRSLQFLRLSSLNIERWKANETNYPNLQVLYVIDCKELEEIPCDIGDIPTLQTILVYKCGSSVVASAQDIHKVQQEEYGNYDLKVLIPY; encoded by the coding sequence ATGGCATACAATCTTCAATCCCTCATCACCATCCTACAACAAATCCTTCATCCAGAGCAAACCCACTGGACTTTCGATCACAACAAACCCCAACTCGAATCCCTACTCCAGAAAGCTGAATCTCTGATGCAAATTCTTGAGAAGTCGTCACACACCCAAATAGCAAGTTTTGAGAGCCAAATCAGAGATACAGTGTTTAAAACAGAAGATCTTATTGAATCACAGATGGTTCATCAAATGCTTTCCCACCTAGAGAGTGAGAGCTTGACCTTTTCCACACCAGATCTGCATCAAGTCACTCAAGAGCTGGATTCTGCAGTGGTTTTGATGGCTGAGAAGAGGACGTCTTCATCAGATTTGCAGCAAGCAACTCAACAACTTGAACCTATGAAGCTCGTGGAAGAATTGGAGGAAAACAGTGCTTATTCCTCGAGATCTAAGAATGATTTGGTGGGAGTTGATGCAATTCTATTGGAGTTGAAGGTTTGTCTCACGAATATGGAGAGGAAGGTGGAGATCATCCCCATCGTTGGTATGGGTGGGATTGGTAAGTCTACCCTTGCTCGAAATCTTTATGACGATGCATGTATTGTTTCCCACTTTGATTATCGTGGGTGGGCTGCTATTTCACAAGTTCCAAATGTGCGAGAAATTATGTTGAGCCTTCTTCGTGGCCAGGATGAAAAGGTCGGTGATCAACTGATTGGATGCGGAGAATATGAGTTGAGAGAAATCTTGCATAAGAGATTGTTTGGGCGAAGATATATGATTGTGTTGGATGATATATGGAGCACGAAAGTCTGGGACGAGATAAGGATGTATTTCCCGGACAATAGTAATGGGAGTCGGATTGTGATCACCACTAGAGAGTCTGATGCGGCTTTTTATGTTGCGGGCTCGAAGAGTCTGCATCATGTGCGGCTGCTGAACAAGTCTGCCAGTCGGGATCTACTTTGTCGCATTGCGTTTGGAGAAGAGGTTTGCCCTGGTGAATTGCAAGGGGTGGCGGCTAGGATTGGGAGTGATTGCAGTGGGCTTCCTCTTGCCATTCATGTGATTGGAGGGCTTTTGTCAAAGGTTGAAAGGTCAAGAGATGTTTGGGAGAATGTTTCAACGGATGTAAAAGCTTCAATTGTTGAATCGGATGAGCATTTCTCAAATATATTATACTTGAGTTATAACCACTTGCCAATTCACTTGAAACCATGTTTCTTGTATATGGGAGCTTTTCCTGAAGATTATGAGATTAAGGGATCTAGACTTAAGAGTTTGTGGATAGCCGAGGGATTTGTGAAATCCAAGGGAGATAAGAGTTTGGAGGAAGAGGCCGAGGATTACTTAAAAGCTCTGGTGGAGAGGAATCTACTTTTGGTTAGACGAAAAAAGTACAATGGGAAACCGGTGAGTTACTCTATCCATGATCTTTTGAGGGATCTATGCTTAAGGAAGGCTAACGAGGAAAAGTTTTTAAACCTCAAGGATTCCATGCATCGTGTAAGTGTACACTCGTCTTCTGAGATAGAAGATGTATGTGCTTCACCACAATTGATGTCCTTTGCTCGATCTTTTATATGCACTGGGAAGAAGATTGCGTCTCCTGTGTTTTCCATGTTAAGATTGGTTAGGGTGCTAGATGTAATGGGAATCGAATACAAAGAGTTCCCAAAAGAAATACTTCAACTTATCAACCTACGCTACTTAGCTTTCTCCTGCACTTCAGGTTTACCTATTGGAATATCAAGATTGTGGAATCTGCAAACCTTGATTTGTAGGCAAGGAATGATGCTTAGTTTACCTTTTGAGATATGGGAGATGTCTGAATTAAGACGTCTCAGGTTGGTAATGTTAATTGAAATTGGAGAAGAATACAGGTTTAAATATGTTCATAAGAAGCTGTATAAGATATACTTTGTGAGGATAACTCCTTCAATGATTAGGAATGGTTTCTTTGAGACCATCCCTAATATCATAAGCTTAGGAATCCATTTCGAAGACATTGAAGTTGATCTTAGTCATCTTCACAAACTCGAAATTTTAAGATGCCATACCAACTTGAATAAAGATGCTTGCTGTTTTCTACACAAACTCAGATTTCCATGTAATATTAGAAAGTTAGTTCTAAATGAATGTGCAGTAGCTCAGAGTTTCTTGACAACTCTTTGTGCACTACCGAATCTAGAAGTGCTCAAAATAAGGTCTTGTATGTTTGAAAGAGACAGAGAGGCAGAGGAAGAAGAGTGGGAGATGGCAGAAGGAGATGAATTCCGTTCACTGCAGTTTCTGAGACTCTCTTCCTTGAATATAGAGCGTTGGAAAGCCAACGAGACCAACTACCCTAACCTCCAGGTGCTGTATGTAATCGATTGCAAAGAGCTAGAGGAAATACCCTGCGATATTGGAGATATCCCAACCCTTCAAACAATTTTAGTATATAAATGTGGCTCCTCTGTCGTGGCCTCAGCGCAAGATATTCACAAGGTTCAGCAAGAGGAGTACGGCAATTACGACCTCAAAGTGCTCATACCTTATTAG